One genomic window of Stenotrophomonas lactitubi includes the following:
- a CDS encoding SulP family inorganic anion transporter, with protein sequence MQTSYPLRQQWLGNLRGDLLSGAVVALALIPEAIAFSLIAGVDPKVGLYAAFSIAVITAIAGGRPGMISAATGAMALVMVDLVRDHGLQYLFAASILAGLLQVVAGVFKLGSLMRFVSRSVITGFVNALAILIFLAQMPELIGRGPTVYVLCAAALAIIYLLPRVTRAVPSPLVAIAVLTAVVMGFGIDVRSVGDMGRLPDSLPHFFIPDVPMTWDTLRILLPVSATLAVVGLLESMMTLQIVEDITETPSERNRECVGQGLANTVTGFLGGMAGCAMIGQSVINVTSGGRGRLSCLVAGVLLLVLVVYGSDLVQQIPMAALVAVMIMVSIGTFSWRSLRDLRTHPRSSSAVMLLTVVVTVATHDLAKGVLSGVLLSALFFARKVGRMLDVQLEDVADMQVYRVRGQVFFASAGQLGAAFDYQHVAAKVQIDLREAHLWDLTAVAALQHAQEKLAAHGAEVSVVGLNAASQTLIERVGGRGGAH encoded by the coding sequence ATGCAAACGTCCTATCCCCTGCGCCAGCAATGGCTCGGCAATCTCCGTGGTGATCTGCTGTCCGGTGCCGTTGTCGCCCTGGCGCTGATTCCTGAAGCCATCGCGTTCTCGCTGATCGCGGGCGTCGACCCCAAGGTCGGCCTGTATGCCGCGTTCTCCATCGCCGTGATCACCGCCATCGCCGGTGGCCGGCCGGGCATGATTTCCGCTGCCACCGGTGCGATGGCATTGGTGATGGTCGACCTCGTTCGTGATCACGGCCTGCAGTACCTGTTCGCCGCCAGCATCCTGGCCGGCCTGCTGCAGGTAGTGGCCGGCGTGTTCAAACTCGGTTCGTTGATGCGCTTCGTCTCGCGCTCGGTCATCACCGGCTTCGTCAACGCACTGGCCATACTGATCTTCCTGGCGCAGATGCCGGAACTGATCGGCCGCGGCCCCACCGTCTACGTCCTGTGCGCCGCCGCGCTGGCGATCATCTACCTGCTGCCACGGGTTACCCGCGCCGTACCTTCGCCGCTGGTGGCCATTGCCGTGTTGACAGCGGTGGTGATGGGGTTCGGCATCGACGTACGCAGTGTCGGCGACATGGGCCGGCTGCCCGACAGCCTGCCGCACTTCTTCATCCCCGACGTGCCGATGACGTGGGACACCCTGCGCATCCTGCTGCCGGTGTCGGCGACGCTGGCGGTGGTCGGGCTGCTCGAATCGATGATGACCCTGCAGATTGTCGAGGACATCACCGAGACGCCCAGCGAACGCAACCGCGAATGCGTCGGCCAGGGCCTGGCCAATACGGTCACCGGTTTCCTCGGTGGCATGGCCGGCTGCGCGATGATCGGCCAGTCGGTCATCAACGTGACCTCCGGCGGTCGAGGCCGGCTGTCCTGCCTGGTGGCCGGTGTACTGCTGCTGGTGCTGGTGGTGTACGGCAGCGATCTGGTGCAGCAGATTCCGATGGCGGCGTTGGTGGCGGTGATGATCATGGTCAGCATCGGTACCTTCAGCTGGCGCTCGCTGCGTGACCTGCGCACGCATCCGCGCAGTTCGTCGGCGGTGATGCTGCTGACCGTGGTGGTCACCGTGGCCACCCACGACCTGGCCAAGGGTGTGCTCAGCGGCGTGTTGTTGTCCGCCCTGTTCTTCGCCCGCAAGGTGGGCCGCATGCTGGACGTGCAACTCGAAGACGTTGCGGACATGCAGGTCTACCGTGTACGCGGCCAGGTGTTCTTCGCCTCGGCCGGACAGCTCGGGGCGGCGTTTGATTACCAGCATGTGGCAGCGAAGGTGCAGATCGACCTGCGCGAGGCCCACCTGTGGGATCTGACCGCGGTCGCAGCGCTGCAACACGCGCAGGAAAAGCTCGCCGCGCACGGCGCCGAGGTCAGCGTTGTCGGCCTCAACGCCGCCAGCCAGACGCTGATCGAACGGGTGGGAGGGCGCGGCGGCGCACATTGA
- a CDS encoding DUF1311 domain-containing protein, giving the protein MDARRGNEQIASGRRYWKVLALCLALTACQAPSSPASAEAAPPPAPLAAAAPAATPNPASGDSSGYPDASYTDGRLRPAYGWCVDGVEDAGKLQACGKDELAYQEGRLQEGASKAVTGLDAAAKNAFLATQATWRSDTDRHCAAPANAGVDDLQKAQECRLFRVANRADALLAQSAPPDTSYTQATLRPEYTRCVQDARGMDDQLEVCDTTELAHHKALLEAQVARLMDSPDGPAKDRWMDEQANWAEDTDKRCSAATESVGQALDAQSCRINRYANRAVELQKRMLAP; this is encoded by the coding sequence ATGGATGCCCGTCGGGGCAATGAACAGATCGCCTCCGGCCGTCGGTACTGGAAGGTGCTGGCCCTGTGCCTGGCGCTCACCGCGTGCCAGGCACCTTCTTCCCCTGCATCGGCCGAAGCGGCGCCCCCCCCGGCACCGCTCGCCGCGGCCGCGCCGGCAGCGACCCCCAACCCAGCGTCTGGTGATTCCTCCGGGTACCCCGATGCGTCCTACACGGACGGTCGCTTGCGCCCGGCTTATGGCTGGTGCGTGGATGGCGTGGAGGATGCGGGCAAGCTGCAGGCCTGCGGCAAGGACGAACTGGCCTATCAGGAAGGGCGCCTGCAGGAGGGTGCCAGCAAAGCCGTGACCGGGCTCGATGCTGCTGCGAAGAATGCGTTCCTGGCCACCCAGGCGACCTGGCGCAGCGATACCGACCGTCATTGCGCCGCTCCGGCCAATGCCGGGGTGGATGACCTGCAGAAGGCACAGGAGTGCCGCCTGTTCCGCGTGGCCAACCGCGCTGACGCATTGCTGGCGCAGAGTGCGCCGCCGGATACCTCCTATACCCAGGCAACGCTGCGGCCCGAATACACCCGTTGCGTGCAGGATGCCCGGGGCATGGACGACCAGCTGGAAGTCTGCGACACGACCGAGCTCGCCCACCACAAAGCACTGCTGGAAGCACAGGTTGCGCGGCTGATGGACAGCCCTGACGGCCCGGCCAAGGACCGCTGGATGGACGAGCAGGCCAACTGGGCCGAGGACACCGACAAGCGCTGCAGTGCGGCCACGGAGAGCGTGGGTCAGGCGCTGGACGCGCAGTCGTGCCGCATCAACCGCTACGCCAACCGCGCAGTGGAACTGCAGAAGCGCATGCTGGCCCCCTGA
- a CDS encoding lysozyme inhibitor LprI family protein: MASRTLSIVVTAMVVLCTGQVHAASALSAAYQACSGRAQGTIEEAACLSSESDRQDRRLNQAYQQLQGRLDATAKTHLLAAQRAWLQSRQRDGELETVLYDDSQPGNLQQKLNDTERLRARADQLETYLRLIGP; this comes from the coding sequence ATGGCGAGCAGGACCTTGAGCATTGTGGTGACGGCGATGGTGGTGCTGTGCACCGGCCAGGTGCATGCCGCGTCCGCGCTGAGCGCGGCCTACCAGGCGTGCTCAGGCCGCGCGCAGGGCACCATCGAAGAAGCCGCCTGCCTGTCCAGCGAATCGGACCGGCAGGACCGCCGGTTGAACCAGGCGTACCAGCAGTTGCAGGGACGCCTCGACGCCACGGCCAAGACCCACCTGCTGGCCGCGCAACGGGCGTGGCTGCAGTCGCGCCAACGCGATGGCGAACTGGAAACCGTGCTGTACGACGATTCGCAGCCGGGCAACCTGCAACAGAAATTGAATGACACCGAGCGCCTGCGCGCGCGCGCCGATCAGCTGGAAACCTACCTGCGCCTGATCGGTCCGTAA
- a CDS encoding peptidoglycan-binding protein: MPNNIDTRNLDATAGAVFFAVGRGTEGGGSSYHLSIAGITKGLDEPKWGTVSAVAANSGYSLGTIQVDFGQRGKWPLGATEERALKPGETTYVDAVIQQASSYAKAHHLPFTSDRADLRADLLSHGDGEGKRSSIRFIDVPTRDSINAWAGSPEGKQWIHTHVDYPQVRNATRIAMTMLDKHGSGIAEDKRFEAIALIAKSANQLPGTLPQLEAVLKRGGDYQDLRDKAAEIRQDKKYYAGLAAADVAAGYEEAYPRHSAEMDRAHLKVGRRDFAPANEGNDPDIRVALEQARSHKNGGAGPQVLKEGSTGRAVEKLEHNLHALGYGGAGAQAIHPDRQFDASTRQAVEAFQRDHRLNPVDGKVGPATLGAIDREARALQRDMAALGLTDAHGKAITADGYLGAGSQHAINVFQQQHHLPATGMADAQTRRAIDAEAAQHRPAAPSPAAPAAPAAPTAPAAPTRAAPPAAQQHTGPAGAAAPGGGRISVVEPFGNGSSNRVLRHGISGEDAFRELKIHHPKTNAAAVRAGDASKVDRTADMVDGELEAVRKREDINGIPLVQKDLILTDRAGGRSLMIPSPVAGYVKLNNDGTNSISIYSHPVGDARRELVGQVLHGAVGSIPYKTGDFVEYGAPLVRQSDVGSPGAVHAHIEVEPAQFRRYLGDMLNDRITLGGKVQAQGPEAAQAARTTQQAPMADGMLVKGERGDEVKALQGKLAALGHVGADGKPLATDGIYGKDTFAAVKQFQANNGLEQDGKAGRQTLGRLDDPAAVKAAGQPAAPAKAEPTAPAAPSMRDPSHAENPRFNQALEKLQVLQQQRVQAGLCPLFANAQETERAAGQLAYESKVAGMRQIDHVVARPDGSGLFAVQGNVGDPAAQRTFVDRRQAVSQSVEASTRQTEELDIQFNQRVQEQQQEQVKGRAQ, translated from the coding sequence ATGCCAAACAACATCGATACCCGTAACCTGGACGCAACCGCCGGCGCGGTGTTTTTCGCCGTCGGACGCGGCACCGAAGGTGGCGGATCGTCGTACCACCTCAGCATCGCCGGCATCACCAAGGGACTGGATGAGCCGAAGTGGGGCACGGTCAGCGCGGTGGCCGCCAACAGTGGCTATTCGCTGGGGACCATCCAGGTCGACTTCGGCCAGCGTGGCAAATGGCCGCTGGGCGCCACCGAAGAGCGTGCGCTGAAGCCCGGCGAGACGACCTACGTGGACGCGGTCATCCAGCAGGCCAGCAGCTACGCCAAGGCGCACCATCTGCCCTTCACCAGCGACCGCGCCGACCTGCGTGCGGACCTGCTCAGCCACGGCGACGGCGAGGGCAAGCGCTCCTCGATCCGCTTCATCGATGTCCCGACCCGCGACAGCATCAACGCTTGGGCCGGGTCGCCCGAAGGCAAGCAGTGGATCCACACCCACGTGGACTACCCGCAGGTGCGCAACGCCACCCGCATCGCCATGACCATGCTGGACAAGCACGGTAGTGGCATTGCAGAAGACAAGCGTTTCGAAGCGATCGCGCTGATCGCCAAGTCCGCCAACCAGTTGCCGGGGACACTGCCGCAGCTGGAAGCGGTACTGAAGCGGGGCGGCGACTACCAGGACCTGCGCGACAAGGCGGCCGAGATCCGCCAGGACAAGAAATACTATGCCGGCCTGGCGGCCGCTGACGTCGCCGCTGGCTATGAAGAGGCCTATCCCCGCCACTCGGCGGAGATGGATCGCGCGCATCTGAAAGTGGGTCGCCGCGACTTCGCGCCGGCCAACGAAGGCAACGATCCCGATATCCGCGTAGCGCTGGAACAGGCGCGCTCGCACAAGAACGGTGGCGCTGGCCCGCAGGTGCTGAAAGAGGGTTCTACCGGCCGCGCGGTGGAGAAGCTGGAGCACAACCTGCATGCCTTGGGTTACGGCGGTGCAGGCGCCCAGGCGATCCACCCTGATCGCCAGTTCGATGCCAGCACCCGGCAGGCCGTCGAAGCCTTCCAGCGCGACCACCGTCTGAATCCGGTCGATGGCAAGGTGGGGCCTGCGACGCTGGGTGCGATCGACCGCGAGGCGCGCGCGCTGCAACGTGACATGGCCGCGCTGGGCCTGACCGATGCGCATGGCAAAGCGATCACCGCCGATGGCTACCTGGGGGCTGGCAGCCAGCACGCCATCAATGTGTTCCAGCAGCAGCACCATCTGCCGGCCACCGGCATGGCCGACGCACAGACGCGCCGCGCCATCGATGCCGAGGCCGCACAGCATCGCCCTGCTGCGCCTTCGCCTGCCGCCCCGGCAGCCCCGGCAGCCCCGACTGCGCCGGCAGCACCGACGAGGGCTGCGCCACCCGCAGCGCAGCAGCACACCGGTCCTGCCGGCGCCGCAGCGCCCGGTGGCGGGCGCATTTCCGTGGTGGAACCCTTCGGCAACGGCAGCAGCAACCGCGTCCTTCGCCATGGCATCAGCGGCGAGGACGCGTTCCGCGAGCTGAAGATCCACCATCCCAAAACCAATGCCGCCGCCGTGCGCGCCGGCGATGCCAGCAAGGTTGACCGCACCGCGGACATGGTTGACGGCGAACTGGAGGCCGTGCGCAAGCGCGAGGACATCAACGGCATTCCGCTGGTGCAGAAGGACCTGATCCTGACTGACCGTGCCGGCGGGCGCAGCCTGATGATTCCCAGTCCGGTGGCTGGCTACGTCAAGCTCAACAACGACGGCACCAATTCCATCAGCATCTACAGCCATCCGGTCGGCGATGCCCGCCGTGAGCTGGTGGGCCAGGTGTTGCACGGCGCTGTCGGCTCCATCCCGTACAAGACCGGCGATTTCGTCGAGTACGGTGCGCCGCTGGTGCGCCAGTCCGATGTGGGATCGCCCGGCGCGGTGCACGCGCATATCGAAGTGGAGCCGGCGCAGTTCCGGCGCTACCTCGGCGACATGCTCAACGACCGCATCACCCTCGGTGGCAAGGTGCAAGCGCAGGGGCCCGAAGCCGCGCAGGCCGCACGCACCACGCAGCAGGCGCCGATGGCCGATGGCATGCTGGTGAAGGGCGAACGCGGTGACGAGGTCAAGGCGCTGCAGGGCAAGCTGGCAGCACTGGGCCACGTGGGCGCCGACGGCAAGCCGCTGGCGACCGATGGCATCTACGGCAAGGACACCTTTGCGGCGGTCAAGCAGTTCCAGGCCAACAACGGCCTCGAGCAGGATGGCAAGGCCGGCCGCCAGACCCTGGGCCGATTGGATGACCCGGCCGCAGTGAAGGCCGCAGGTCAGCCTGCTGCGCCGGCAAAGGCGGAGCCGACCGCACCGGCAGCTCCCAGCATGCGTGACCCTTCGCATGCCGAGAATCCGCGCTTCAACCAGGCGCTGGAGAAACTGCAGGTGCTGCAACAGCAGCGCGTGCAGGCCGGGCTCTGCCCGCTGTTCGCCAACGCGCAGGAAACCGAACGTGCTGCGGGCCAGCTGGCCTACGAGAGCAAGGTCGCCGGCATGCGCCAGATCGACCACGTGGTCGCGCGCCCGGATGGCAGCGGTCTGTTCGCCGTGCAGGGCAACGTCGGCGACCCGGCCGCGCAGCGCACCTTCGTCGACAGACGACAGGCCGTGTCGCAGTCGGTCGAGGCCAGCACCCGCCAGACCGAGGAACTGGATATCCAGTTCAACCAGCGCGTGCAGGAACAGCAGCAGGAGCAGGTGAAGGGGCGCGCGCAGTAA
- the dusA gene encoding tRNA dihydrouridine(20/20a) synthase DusA codes for MPVSTINRPMTSATARYADSLRLSVAPMMDWTDRHCRVFHRLLAPGARLYTEMVHANAVIHGDRQRLLGFDASEQPLALQLGGSDPALLAQAARIAAEWGYDEVNLNCGCPSDRVQAGRFGACLMREPVLVAECVSAMVEAVDIPVTVKCRLGVDEDDNYDVFASFVDRQVDAGAAMVVVHARNAWLKGLSPKENREVPPLKYDWAYRLKQERPALPVVLNGGLASIEAVQAQAAHVDGVMLGRAAYHDPYLLHQLEALHTGAPLRPRGELLRALRPYIEARLGEGLALKHITRHILGLFHGQPGGRAFRQVLSEGAHRPGAGWALIEQALEVTDRGADRAAA; via the coding sequence ATGCCAGTCTCCACGATCAACCGCCCGATGACGTCCGCCACCGCCCGTTACGCTGATTCCCTGCGCCTGTCCGTCGCCCCGATGATGGACTGGACCGACCGCCATTGCCGGGTGTTCCACCGCCTGCTGGCGCCGGGTGCGCGGCTGTACACCGAAATGGTGCACGCCAACGCGGTGATCCACGGTGATCGCCAGCGCCTGCTTGGTTTCGACGCCAGCGAACAACCGCTGGCGCTGCAGCTCGGTGGCAGCGATCCGGCCCTGTTGGCACAGGCCGCGCGCATCGCCGCCGAGTGGGGCTATGACGAGGTCAATCTCAACTGCGGCTGCCCGTCCGACCGCGTGCAGGCCGGCCGTTTCGGTGCCTGCCTGATGCGCGAGCCGGTGCTGGTGGCCGAGTGCGTATCGGCCATGGTCGAGGCGGTGGACATCCCGGTGACGGTGAAGTGCCGCCTGGGCGTGGACGAGGACGACAACTACGACGTATTCGCCAGCTTCGTCGACCGCCAGGTCGATGCCGGTGCCGCGATGGTGGTGGTGCACGCCCGCAATGCCTGGTTGAAGGGCCTGTCGCCGAAGGAGAACCGCGAGGTTCCTCCGCTGAAGTACGACTGGGCCTATCGGCTGAAGCAGGAGCGCCCGGCGCTGCCGGTGGTGCTCAATGGCGGCCTGGCCAGCATCGAGGCGGTGCAGGCGCAGGCCGCGCACGTCGATGGCGTGATGCTCGGCCGCGCGGCCTACCACGACCCCTATCTGCTGCATCAGCTGGAGGCCCTGCACACCGGCGCGCCGCTGCGACCGCGCGGCGAACTGCTGCGCGCCCTGCGTCCTTACATCGAAGCCCGCCTGGGCGAGGGCCTGGCCCTGAAGCACATCACCCGCCACATCCTTGGCCTGTTCCACGGCCAACCCGGTGGCCGCGCATTCCGCCAGGTACTGAGCGAGGGCGCACACCGCCCGGGCGCCGGCTGGGCCCTGATCGAGCAGGCGCTGGAAGTGACCGATCGTGGCGCTGATCGCGCTGCAGCGTGA
- a CDS encoding response regulator transcription factor gives MRILLVEDEAPLRETLAARLKREGFAVDAAQDGEEGLYMGREVPFDVGIIDLGLPKMSGMELIKALRDEGKKFPVLILTARSSWQDKVEGLKQGADDYLVKPFHVEELLARVNALLRRAAGWSKPTLECGPVALDLAAQTVSVAGSNVDLTSYEYKVLEYLMMHAGELVSKADLTEHIYQQDFDRDSNVLEVFIGRLRKKLDPDGELKPIETVRGRGYRFAIPRNEG, from the coding sequence ATGCGTATCCTTCTGGTCGAAGACGAAGCCCCGCTGCGTGAGACCCTGGCAGCCCGGCTCAAGCGCGAAGGTTTTGCCGTCGATGCAGCGCAGGACGGCGAAGAAGGCCTGTACATGGGCCGCGAAGTACCGTTCGACGTCGGCATCATCGACCTTGGCCTGCCCAAGATGTCGGGCATGGAGCTGATCAAGGCCCTGCGCGACGAAGGCAAGAAGTTCCCGGTGCTGATCCTGACCGCGCGTTCGAGCTGGCAGGACAAGGTCGAGGGCCTGAAGCAGGGCGCCGACGATTACCTGGTCAAGCCGTTCCATGTGGAAGAGCTGCTGGCCCGCGTCAACGCGCTGCTGCGCCGCGCCGCAGGCTGGAGCAAGCCGACCCTGGAATGCGGCCCGGTTGCCCTGGATCTGGCAGCGCAGACCGTCAGCGTGGCCGGCAGCAATGTCGACCTCACCAGCTACGAGTACAAGGTGCTGGAGTACCTGATGATGCATGCCGGTGAACTGGTCTCCAAGGCCGACCTCACCGAGCACATCTACCAGCAGGACTTCGATCGTGACTCGAACGTGCTGGAAGTGTTCATCGGCCGCCTGCGCAAGAAGCTGGACCCGGATGGCGAACTGAAGCCGATCGAGACCGTGCGCGGTCGTGGTTACCGTTTCGCGATTCCACGCAACGAGGGCTGA
- a CDS encoding ATP-binding protein — MSGRLWFFRRWRPRSLQARQMFAASVGLVAFLALAGYALDAAFADTAKANLRERLKNYATSYAAGIDFTRDRSLYIREQPPDPRFDVPGSGLYLQVVMPDGKGNSMSAEGPMLPTVGGGLLAPRQEVFEGPLPMIQIDGSQGSVYRYGLGLVWDADADPATEFPYTIYVMEDSRALGAQLRVFRSRVWFYLGGIGLILLLLQTVILQWSLRPLRRVITELTKVQRGETERMSERHPRELEPLTDSINAFIEGERENLERQRNTLADLAHSLKTPIAVLRTQMDSGAGDGALREELDVQLQRMNNLVSYQLARAASSGHKLFSAPLPIESNAEEIVRGLEKVYASKGVLCEFDIDPAARFHGEPGDLQELLGNLLENAFKWAKRRVLLTAQPLPAPNARRAGLLLAVDDDGPGIAPEDIGKVLQRGVRGDERVQGHGIGLSIVQDLIKDYRGELQVSRSSELGGARFEVQLPPGP; from the coding sequence ATGTCCGGCCGTCTGTGGTTCTTCCGACGCTGGCGGCCGCGCTCTCTGCAGGCGCGCCAGATGTTCGCCGCGTCCGTGGGTCTGGTCGCGTTCCTGGCGCTGGCCGGTTACGCGCTCGATGCCGCCTTCGCCGACACGGCGAAGGCGAACCTGCGTGAGCGCCTGAAGAACTACGCCACCTCCTACGCGGCCGGCATCGACTTCACCCGCGATCGCTCGCTGTACATCCGTGAGCAGCCGCCGGATCCGCGTTTCGACGTGCCCGGCAGCGGCCTGTACCTGCAGGTGGTGATGCCCGACGGCAAGGGCAATTCAATGTCCGCCGAAGGCCCGATGCTGCCCACCGTCGGTGGCGGCCTGCTGGCCCCGCGCCAGGAAGTGTTCGAAGGCCCGCTGCCGATGATCCAGATCGACGGCAGCCAGGGCTCGGTGTACCGCTATGGCCTGGGCCTGGTGTGGGATGCCGACGCCGACCCCGCTACCGAATTCCCGTACACCATCTACGTGATGGAAGACTCGCGCGCGCTGGGTGCACAGCTGCGCGTGTTCCGCAGCCGGGTCTGGTTCTACCTGGGCGGCATCGGCCTGATCCTGCTGCTGCTGCAGACGGTCATCCTGCAGTGGAGCCTGCGTCCGTTGCGGCGGGTGATCACCGAGCTGACCAAGGTCCAGCGCGGCGAGACCGAGCGCATGAGCGAGCGCCACCCGCGCGAGCTGGAGCCGTTGACCGACAGCATCAATGCCTTCATCGAGGGCGAGCGTGAGAACCTCGAGCGGCAGCGCAATACCCTGGCCGACCTGGCGCACAGCCTGAAGACGCCGATCGCGGTGCTGCGCACGCAGATGGACAGCGGTGCCGGTGATGGCGCGCTGCGCGAAGAGCTGGACGTGCAGCTGCAGCGCATGAACAACCTGGTGTCCTACCAGCTGGCACGTGCGGCCTCGTCGGGCCACAAGCTGTTCTCGGCACCGTTGCCGATCGAATCCAACGCCGAGGAAATCGTTCGCGGCCTGGAGAAGGTCTATGCGTCGAAGGGCGTGCTGTGCGAATTCGACATCGACCCGGCCGCACGCTTCCACGGCGAACCGGGTGACCTGCAGGAACTGCTGGGCAACCTGCTGGAGAACGCGTTCAAGTGGGCCAAGCGCCGCGTGCTGCTGACCGCGCAGCCGCTGCCGGCGCCGAACGCGCGTCGCGCCGGTCTGCTGCTGGCGGTGGATGACGATGGCCCGGGCATCGCCCCGGAAGACATCGGCAAGGTGCTGCAGCGTGGCGTGCGCGGCGACGAGCGCGTGCAGGGCCACGGCATCGGTCTGTCGATCGTGCAGGACCTGATCAAGGATTACCGCGGCGAGCTGCAGGTGTCCCGTTCCAGTGAACTGGGTGGCGCCCGTTTCGAAGTGCAGCTGCCGCCGGGGCCGTAA